CCGCGGCGCCGGCCAGCTCGACGGCCGTACTCCCTGCGAAGGTCGGCACCACACCGAAGGCGCCGACGGCGGCCGCGGTGGCGGCGATCGCGAGCGGCGTGATGCCGAGGTTGGCGAGCGAGTTGACACTGCCGACGCGGCCGCGGAACCGGTCGTCGGTGACATGCTGGTTGAGTGCTGTGGCGGTCACGCCGAGCATGCCGCTGCCGACGCCGACCGCGCAGCAGACGAGCACAGCGAGCGCGAGATTTGGCGAGAGCGCGAGGAAAAGCAGGCAGCAGCCTTCGGCGATCAGCATGATCGCGAACGCCAGGCCGACCCGCCTCCTGATCCGCAGCCGCAGCATGGCGAAGGCCGAAATCGCCGCGCCGACGCCGAATCCGGCCAGCAGCAGGCCGGCGCCGGTGGCGCCCCAGCCATGCTGGACGGCGAGCAGGGTCAGGCCCATGTTCATTGGTCCGACGAAGCCGACGTTGGACAGGAAACCGACCAGCATCGACGCGCGTAGCACGCGATGTGTTGCCAGATAATGGAAACCTTCGCGGAGCGCGCGGCCGTACGGTTCGCTGGCCTTGCGTTCGACCGGCCGCGACCGTACGGATCGCAGTGCGAGCGCGGAAAAGACGAAGGTGGCCGCGTCCACCACGCAGGCGAGCGGCAGTCCACCGGTGGCGACGAGAATGCCGCCAAGCGGAGCGCCGACGGTCAACGCGGCGCGCTGGGTGATCTCGCGGAAGGCCGCACCGGAGGAGAACTGGCTTGGCTCCAACAGGAGCGGCTGCATCGCGCCGTTGGCCGGCAGGAAGACCGCGTCGACCGCACCGTAGACCAGCGCCACGACGACGAGCAGGCCGATCGTCGGCTGCCACAGCGCGACGCCGGCGGCGGACGCGGCGACGATGGCGCGCAACGTGTCGCTGCCGATCATCAGGCGACGCGGCCCGTACCTGTCGACGAGCGGGCCGCCGAGCAGCATGAACGCGAGGCGGGGAAGTGCCGATATCGACACGACGACCCCGGCGACCGCCGGCGTACTCGCCTGCGTCGCCGACCAGGAGAGCGCCAGATACCAGACCTGGTCGCCGAGGATCGAGACCGCCTGGCTGACGCTGTAGCGGACATATTGGCGGTCGCGATAGACCGACCGTACGGGTGCGGCGACGGTCACGGTTTCTCCGGAAAGACGTGGAAGAACAGGAAAACCGACTCGCGGCCGTCATCGGGGATTGGCGTACCGTCCGGGTTGCGGCCCTGGTCGGTGTAGCGGGTGATGACCTCCAGCAACTCGGCCGTCATCTGCCGCAGCTCGTCCGGCGTCATCCGGATCTGGCTGTCGCTGCTCATCGAGGCGCGCTGCCACTCCTGCGGCCAGGCGTGGAACGTACGCTGATAGGTGGTCAGCCGTTCGAGTTCGTCGGCGACCATCTGAGCCTTCAACGTGTCGGTGATCGCCGCGCCTTCCGGACCCGGAAAATCGAGCGTGTCCCAACTCGTCGCCTCCGGCACGAGCCGCCACCACCGCTCCCGGCGATCCCTGGCCAGCTCAGGAGCCTCCACAATGAACCCGTGTTTGGCCAGCTCACGTAGGTGATAGCTGACCAGCCCCGGATCACTGTCCGTACGTTTGGCCAACATGCCGGCGGTCGCTGGCCCGATCTGCTGGAGGAGCCGGAAGAGCTTGCGGCGAAGTGGCTGTGTGAGGCCTTTGAGGACCTCCGGGTCCGTGATCTTCCGCGTCTCCATATCCAGAAGAATAGTTCCAGAATTTTTCTTCTACAAGTACCCTGGCAAGGCCTTCATGCCGCCGTGATCATCAGATGCTGTGACGGGTGTGACTATTGAGGCTGATAATGCTGTTGTGACTACTGGTCTGCAACAGATGTCCGTTTTGATGTCTTGTTAAACAAGTATTACGCAGTCAGCCGCTACAGCACGATCGTTTGGCGTCCAGACCGACGGGTTGCTTCCCATACGGGGAGAACGAGCAAGCCCGGAAGACCCAGCCCCGCCCACAAACCGCCACCCGCACTCCCAAATGCACACGATTGGCATCCACGCGCCCCTCCCTTGAGGTCGCCCTCCGCGCAGGAGCGCCCGCCGCGCAGGCGAAAAACCCAACCACCCACCCACGCAACAAACAGGCGAACCCGCCACCCACCCAACGCACCAACCAGAAAACCCACGCACCACCCATCCACCTATCCATCCACCGACCCACCCCAAAAACCCAGAAAACGCAACGACCCTACTAACCCACAAATAGCGCCACACCCCACAAAGCGCCCTCACACCAGCGCCACCCAAAAATCGACCCGATCCGCAAATCTCCCCAGATCGCGCCCGGTGAGCTCCTCCACCCGCCGCAGGCGATACCGCAACGTATTCACGTGTACGTGCAACCGCTCCGCCGTCAGGTTCCACGACCCGTTGCACTCAAGGAAAACTCGCAGCGTCTCGGTCAGAGATGACCGATGTTCCAGGTCGTACGCGTAAACCGGACCCAACAGCCGCTGCGCGAACATCGTCCGCACTTCGTCCGGCACCACGGCCAACAGAGACCGATGGGAGGTCAGCTCGGTGTCGAGCGCCAGCGTGGCCGAGCCGGCGCGGTGAGACGCCAGCCGGTACGCGTCGGCCGCCTCGGGGGTGCCCTCCGAGCTGAGGCCGACCGCGAGCTGAGCGCTGCCGAGTCCGTGTGTCAACACGCGCAGAGCGTCGGTGAGCTCGGCCGCCGCCTGCGCGAGCGTACGACCGAGCGCCGGAACAAACGCATACGTGAGGTCGTCTAAGCAGACGAGTCGGATGTCGTCCGCAAGCACCGCGGCAAGCTCAGCCAGCACGTCAGCATCAGGGCTGGCCAGCACGAGCGCATCATCGCCGGCGACGCCGGACATCGACACAGCGGACATCCACGCCGTACGCTGCGCCGCCACCAGCTCGACAAGTCGCTCGACCAGCCGTCGCTGGCTGGCCGACCACCGCTCGCCGTCGCCGTCGACGGCCACGAACCAGCTGGTCAGTGGCGCCGCCGACGGCATCAGCGTGTGCGTCGGCAGCGGCTCGCCGGACAGGCAGTGCCGCGCGAGCGTACGTCCGAGATCGGTCGCGGGGCCCGCGACGAGGCGGCCGGTCGGTGCGAGGACGCGGCAGACGGCCCCGAGCTCGGCCGCCACGGCGGCGAGGCCGCTGGCCAGGTCGGCACCGGCGGGGAACGGCAGCCGGCGCTCTGCGGCCAGCGCGAGCACGACATGCTCGGTGATGACCGCGAAGTTGAAGTCGACCGGCACCTCGAACAGCGGCACGCCGTGCCTCTCGCAGGCTGGCACCAGCTCGTCCGGCAGGCCGTCGACGCCGGCAGCGCCGACCACGAGGCCGGCGACACCCGCGTCGGCGATGGTCGCCACGAAACGCTCGGTGTCGCCGGCGTGCTGCCACCACATCAGCCCGGTCAGCACCAGCTCGCCGCCGGACAGGAACCGGCTCGGGTCGAGCAGGTCGGTGGTGATCGTCTGGCGCACCTCGCGGTCCAGCCGTTCGGCCCCGGCGAGCAGCCGCAGTCGCAGCTCCGGGTCGTCGAGCAGGGCACCGAGTCGCATGATTGGAGAAATCTACAAGACGGGTGCCCGGCCGCGCCGCGCATTTGGTGTTTTCGGTGACTGGCTGTGGTTCTCGCCGGGGGATTTACTGAGGGGATGGTCGCGCTGAACGAGCTGCCTGCCGACGAAGCTGAGCGGCGACTGTCGGCCTGTTGTGCCTCGCCGGAATGGGTACGCACAGTGCTGTCTCGGCGACCGTACGCAAGTTTGGACGAGCTGGTCGGTTATTCCGACAAGGTCATCGCCGGCCTGAGCTGGCCGGAGATCGAGCGCGCTCTGGCCGCGCATCCGCGGATCGGCGAGCGCGCGACCGGTGGCATGGAAGCAAAGTGGTCGCGAGAGGAGCAGTCGGCCGCCGCGACCGATGACGCGACGGAGCTGGTGGAAGCCAACGCGGCGTACGAAAAACGTTTCGACCGCGTGTTCCTGATCTGCGCCACCGGCCTGTCCGCTTCGCAGATTTTGGCGGCCTTACGGGCAAGGCTCGCCAATGACGACGCCACCGAGGCGGCGGTCACGCGCGAGGAGCTGACGAAAATCGTACGGCTCCGGTTGGCGAGGATCGCATGACGCTGTCCACGCACATCCTCGACACCACCAGCGGCCGGCCGGCGGCAGGTGTGGCCGTACGCCTCGAACGCGGCGCGGATGTCATAGCCGAAGCCAAAACCGACGGCGATGGCCGGATCCGCTGGGACTTCGAGCTGGCGGCCGGCACCTACCGGCTGGTCTTCGACACCGGCGGCTACCTCGGTCCGGACGCCTTCTTTCCTGAGGCGGCAGTGAGCTTCCGAGTCGTGGACAGCGAGGCGCATCTGCATGTGCCGCTGTTGCTCGGGCCATACACCTACACGACATACCGAGGTTCGTAATGGCGATAGTGCTCGGCGACAATTCCTACGGCAAGGCCGAAACTCGTGTCGTGACGGTGGATCGCGATCCAGACGGTCACCGGCTCGTCGACCTGAACGTGACGACCGCGCTGTCCGGTGACCTGTCCGCGACGCACCTGACCGGCGACAACGGCGCCGTTTTGCCGACAGATTCGCAGAAAAACACCGTTTTCGCCTTCGCCCGCGACGGCATCGGCGAGCCGGAGGACTTCGCGGCCCGGCTCGCGCGGCATTTCGTCCAGAGCCAGCCGGCGATTCATCGCGCGGTGGTCGACATCGAGGCATACCGGTGGGACCGGCTGGCGCACCACTCGTTCGTACGCGCCGCCGGCACACGGACGGCGAGCGTCACCTTCGACGGCTCGTTGCGGACCTGGTCCGGCATCACCGATCTGGTCGTGATGAACACGACGGACTCGGAGTTCTGGGGCTATCCAAAGGATCCCTACACGACGTTGGCGGAGACCAAGGACCGCATCCTGGCGACGGCGCTGACCGCGCGCTGGCGGCACACCGGCACCTGCGACTGGGCCGAGTCGCACGCGGCGGTTGTGCGGCTGTTGCTGGACACCTTCGCCGGCACCTACAGCCTTTCGCTGCAGCAGACGCTTTTCGCGATGGGTCGCGCGGTGCTGGACGAGCGGCCGGAGCTGGCCGAGATTCGCCTGGAGTTACCCAACAAACACCACATCCCGGTCGATCTTTCGCCGTTCGGGCTGGACAATCCGGGCGTGGTCTTCCACGCCACCGACCGGCCGTACGGGCTGATCGCGGCGACCGTGACCAGGGACGGCACATGACCGTGCATCCGGTGGACGAGGTCCCGCCGATCGGCCGGCTGCTGTCGCTCGGGCTGCAGCACGTGCTCGCGATGTACGCCGGCGCCGTGGCGGTGCCGCTGATCGTCGGCTCGGCGCTGAAGATGTCGAGCACCGACCTCGCGTATCTGATCAGCGCCGACCTGCTGGTTTCCGGTGTCGCCACACTGATCCAGTGCATCGGCGTGTGGCGCTTCGGCGTACGGCTGCCGCTGATGCAGGGCTGCACGTTCGCCGCGGTGACGCCGATGGTGTTGATCGGCACGACGACCGGCGGCCTTCCGGCGATCTATGGGGCGGTGATCGTCTCCGGCCTCGGCATGGTGCTGCTGGCACCGGTTTTCGGACGGTTGCTGCGGTTTTTCCCGCCGCTGGTGACCGGCACGGTGATTACGATCATCGGCCTTTCGCTGCTGCCGGTAGCGGCCAACTGGGCCGCCGGCGGCGTCGGCGCGCCGGGTTTCGGAAAGCCGGCCAACCTGGCGATGGCGCTCGGCGTTCTGGTGCTCATCCTGCTGATCCAGCGGTTCGCGCCGGGTTTTTGGGGCCGCATCGCCGTGCTGCTCGGCATCGTGATCGGCACACTGGTCGGCATCCCGCTCGGCTTCACCAACTTCTCGTCGGTCACTCAGGTCGGATTTTTCGGCGTCAGCACACCGTTCCACTTCGGCCTGCCCACCTTCGGCGTGGCGGCGATCGTCTCGATGCTGGTCGTGATGCTCGTGACGATGACCGAGACGACCGGCGACATCCTCGCCGTCGGTGAGATCACTGGCAAGCAGGTCGACCGGCGTACGCTCTCCGACGGCCTGCGCGCCGACGGACTGTCCACTGTGCTCGGTGGAGTCTTCAACACGTTTCCCTACACTGCCTTCGCGCAGAACGTCGGCCTGGTCGGTCTCACCCGGGTCCGCAGCCGCTACGTCGTTGCCGTGGGCGGCGGAATTCTGGTGGTGCTTGGCCTGATCCGGCCGCTCGGCGAGATCGTTGCGGCGGTGCCGCAGCCAGTGCTCGGCGGCGCCGGCATCGCCATGTTCGGCACCGTCGCTGCTTATGGCATCCGGCTGCTGGCGAAGGCCGAGTTGTCCGGGCACAATCTCGTGCTGGTCGCAGCGGCTCTCGGGGTAGGCCTCGCGCCGACTGTGGTGCCGGACCTCTACCAGCATTTTCCCTCGTGGTTCCAGGTGATCGCTGGCTCCGGCATCAGCGCCGGCTGCCTGGTCGCCGTGCTGCTGAACGTACTTTTCAACCATGTCCCTGGCCGGCGCGACGCCGGCGAGGAAGACGCAGGAGACAGCGATGTCGTTCCATCGTCCAGCCAGCCTGGCTGAGGCGCTCGCGGTCAAGGCCGAGGATCCGCGGGCACGCCTGCTCGCCGGTGGCACCGATGTCATGGTGGCCGCCAATTTCGGCCGGCTGCGGCCGAAGCCGCTGGTCGACCTGACCGCGGTGCCGGAGCTTTCGCAGTGGTGGCGCGAAAAAGATCGCGTAGTGATTGGCGCGACCGTGCCATACCAACGGATCATCGAGGAGATCGGTCAGCTGGTGCCCGGGTTGGCCCTGGCCAGCCGCACAGTGGGCTCACCGCAGATCCGCAATCGCGGGACTGTCGGCGGAAACCTCGGCACGGCCTCACCGGCCGGCGACGCGCATCCGCCGCTGCTGGCGAGCCGAGCGAGCCTGCGGGTCGCGTCGGTGCACGGCAGCCGTGTCGTGCCGATCGACGATTTCTTCGTCGGACTCAAGAAAACCACGCTGGCTGACGATGAGATCGTCACCGCTGTCGACCTGCCGGTGGCCGCCGGACCGCAGCAGTTTTCCAAAGTCGGCACGCGAAACGCGATGGTCATCGCGGTGTGCTCCTTCGCGCTGGCGCTCGATCCGGTCACTGGCCAGGTCGGCACCGGCATCGGCTCCGCTGCGCCGACGCCGCGTCGTACGCCGGCCGCGGAAGCATTCCTCGCGGCCGAACTTTCCGGTCGCTGGGCCAATCCGGCGCGGCCGCTGCCGCATTCGGTGGTCAAGGAGTTCGGCGAGCTGGTGGCTCAGGCCGCGGCGCCGATCGACGACGTGCGGTCCACCGCCGCGTATCGCAAGCATGCTCTGGCCGTGCTGGCTCGGCGCACGTTGACCTGGACCTGGCTCGATTACCAGAAAGAAGCACGGCAATGCGCGTGAACCTGACGGTCAACGGCCGGCCGCATGTGACCGACAATGTCGGCGAGACCGAGAGCCTGCTGTTCCTGCTCCGCGAGCGGCTCGGCTATCCGGCCGCCAAGAACGCCTGTGAACAGGGCGAATGTGGCTCCTGTACGGTCCAGCTCAACGGCCGGCCGGTGTGTTCCTGCCTGGTCGCCGCCGGCCAGGCCGAAGGCGCCGAGGTCGGCACGGTCGAGGGGATGGCCGACGGTGAGTCGCTGCATCCGTTGCAGCGGGCGTTTCTGGATGCCGGCGCCGTCCAATGTGGATTCTGTACGCCCGGGTTGCTGGTCGCCGCCGACGACCTGCTGGCCAGGCAGAAGCATCCGTCGGATGCGCAGATCCGCGAGGCGCTGGCCGGAAACCTGTGCCGCTGCACGGGTTACGAGAAGATCATCGAGGCCGTACGGCTGGCTGCGAGCCGGTCATGAAGCTCGTCATCGACGGTGCGGCCGTGTCCACTGTGGACGCGGCGGGCACCGAGCACGCGACAGGGCATGTCATCGTGGTAGACGGCCGGATCCAGGCCGTTGGCGGTGGCGCCGCGCCGAAGGGACTCGACGCTCACTATGTCGACGGCCGCGAATGCCTGCTGACTCCGGGTTTTGTCAACACTCACCACCATCTTTACCAGTGGGCCACCCGCGGCTACGCGCAGCAAGCGATCCTTTTCGAGTGGCTGACCGAGCTCTATCCGGTCTGGGGACGGCTCGACGCGGACATCGTGCACGCTGCCGCGAGTGCCGGCCTGACCAGGCTCGCGCAGACCGGATGCACGACCGCGGCCGATCACCATTACGTTTTTCCGTCCAATGGCGGTGATGTTTTCGCCGCATTGGTCAGTGCGGGTGAGCGTGTCGGCATCCGGCTGCACGCGATCCGCGGATCGATGGACCGCGGCGTATCGCATGGCGGCCTGCCGCCGGACAACATCGTGGAGACCATCGACGGTGCGCTCGCCGGGACCGCTGACGCGATCGGCAAATATCACGATCCGGCCTTCGACTCGATGATCCGGGTCGCGGTCGGACCGTGTTCGCCGTTCTCGGTCAGCGAGGAGCTGATGCGCCGCGGTGCCGAGCTGGCGCGCTCGATGAACGTACGCATGCACACGCATCTTGCCGAAACCGTCGAGGAAGAGCAGCAGTGTCTTGCCGAGTTTGGCTGCACGCCGTTGGAATACGCGGAACGGCTCGGTTGGCTCGGCGGCGACAGCTGGTTCGCGCACGGCATCCACTTTTCCGACTCCGCGGTGGAAAAACTCGCATCGACGCGCACCGGTGTGACGCACTGCCCGAGCTCCAACTCGCGGCTCGGCGCCGGCATCGCGCGGACGGCCGACCTGCTCGGGGCCGGTGCGCCGGTCGGTCTCGGCGTGGACGGCGCCGCCTCGCACGAGGACGGTGGCCTGCTGCAGGAGCTGCGTCAGGCGATGTATCTGGCACGCCAACGCGGTGGTCCTGCGGCATTGTCCGCGCGTGAGGCGCTGCGGATCGCGACCATCGGTGGCGCGCGAGTTTTGGGTCGAGAAAAGGAAATCGGCTCGATCGAGCCGGGGAAGCTGGCGGATCTGGCGCTGTGGCGGCTGGACGGCTTCGAGCATGCCGGCATCGCCGACCCGGTCGCCGCGCTGGTGCTCGGTCCGGTGCCGCCACTGGCTCTGCTGACCGTTGGCGGCCGGCCGGTGGTGACGGACGGCCAGCTGACCGGTGTGGACGAAGAACAACTCGCCGCGGAGTTGCGCGTGGCGAGCCGGCGATTGGCAGAGCGATGACCGTAACAACCTCTCCTGACATCCGTGTGCACGGTGGTGTGGGCGAAAGTCCGACACGTCCCGACGGAGTGCCGAAGGTGCGTGGCGAGTTTGCCTATTCTTCTGACCTTTTCGCCGCCGACATGCTGTGGGGTGCGACGCTGCGCAGTCCACATCCACACGCACGCATCGCATCCGTTGACATCGCGCCGGCGCTTGCGATCTCCGGCGTCCATGCCGTGCTGCTGCATTCCGATGTGCCGGGCCCCAACCGCTATGGCCAGGACGAGCGTGACCAGCCGGTGCTGGCCGAGGATGTCGTGCGCTATCAAGGCGAAGCGGTCGCGATCGTCGCCGCCGACCACCCGGAAACCGCCCGCCGGGCGGCCGCCGCGATCGCCGTCGACTACGAGGTCTTGACGCCAATCACCGATGCGGTCGCCGCGCTTGAGCCGGATTCGCCACTGCTGCACGATCACGCACCCGGCGGCGGAAACATCGTCCGCCATGTGCCGATCCGGTCCGGCGATCCGGACGTCACGGCGCCGGTCGTCGTCACCGGCGAATACCAGGTCGGCATGCAGGACCAGGCATTCTTAGGTCCGGAGTCCGGCCTGGCGGTGCCGGCCGATGACGGCGGTGTCGATCTTTACGTTGCCACACAGTGGTTGCACGTCGACCAGCGGCAGGTGGCCGAGGTGCTTGACCTGCCGGCGGCCAACGTGCGGCTGGCGTTGGCCGGCGTGGGCGGAGCCTTCGGCGGCCGTGAGGACCTGTCGATGCAGGTCCACGCGTGCCTGCTGGCGCTGCGCACCGGCCGGCCGGTGAAGATGGTCTACAGCCGCGAGGAGTCGTTTTTTGGTCACGTGCACCGGCATCCAGCGGTCATGCGTTACGAGCACGGTGCGGATGGCGACGGACAGCTGATCTACGTCAAGGCGCGGATCGTGCTCGACGGCGGCGCGTACGCGGCCACAACCGCCGCCGTGACCGGAAACGCCGCGACGCTCGGCGTCGGGCCGTACGAGGTGCCGAACGTCGTGATGGACGCCTACGGCATGTACACCAACAATCCGCCGTGCGGTGCGATGCGCGGTTTTGGCGCGGTGCAGGCGGCTTTCGCGTACGAGTCGCAGATGGACAAGCTCGCGGCCGCGGTCGGCATCGACCCGGTCGAGGTGCGGATCCGCAACGCGATGTCGGAAGGATCGGCGCTGCCGACCGGTCAGGTCGTCGACTCGCCGGCACCGGTCGCGCGGCTGCTGGAGCTGGTACGCGACCGGCCGTTGCCGCCGGCGGCCACCGGGCTCGGCGATTTTCCCGGCGGCTATGCGAACACGACGCACGGCGAGTCCGTCGTACGCGGCGTGGGCTATGGCGTCGGCATCAAGAACGTCGGTTTTTCCGAAGGATTCGACGATTACTCGACGGCCCGCGTACGGTTGCGGATCATCGGCGGGGAGCCGGTCGTCTCGGTCCACACCGCCGCCGCTGAGGTTGGCCAGGGTTTGGTGACCTTGCAGGCACAAATCGCCCGGACCGAGCTCGGGGTGGAGCGCGTGGTGGTCGAGCCGGCCGACACGAGCATCGGCAGCGCCGGCTCGAGCTCGGCGTCGAGGCAGAGCTATGTCACCGGCGGTGCCGTGCAGGCCGCCTGCCGCGAGCTGCGCGCCGAGCTGTTTTCGCTGGTACGCCATCGGTTTGACGATGTCGGTGAGTTGTCGGTCGCCGGTGGAAAGGTCGTCTCGACGCTCGGCGGCGTACTCGTCGATCTGGTGGACCTGGTCGGGGATCGGGTGCTGGACAAGGAAGTCGAGTGGCGGCACCGGCCGACGCGGGCGCTGCATCCGCGGACCGGTCAGGGTTTTGCCCATGTCCAGTACGCTTTCGCCGCGCATCGAGCGGTCGTGGACGTCGATGTCGAGCTCGGCCTGGTGAAGGTCGTCGAGCTGGCGTGTGCGCAGGATGTCGGCAAGGCGATGAACCCGACCGCACTGGTCGGCCAGATCCACGGCGGCTCGGCGCAGGGTCTTGGCCTCGCGGTGATGGAGGAAATCCAGTTGTCCGGCGGAAAGGTGCTCAATCCGTCGTTCACCGACTATCTCATCCCGACGATTCTCGACATGCCGCCGATGGCCGTCGACGTGCTGGAGCTGGCGGATCCGCACGCACCGTACGGCCTGCGAGGTGTCGGCGAGCCACCGACGATTTCCTCCATGCCGGCGATCGTGGCGGCGATCCGCGCCGCGACCGGCGTCGCGTTGACGCGCGTACCAGTGCGGCCTGAGCACCTCGCGTTGGCACATGGCTGATCTCGACCTGGTCGTACGCGCGCGCCGCGCGATAGTCGATGGCGTCGAACGTGACTGCACGTTGGGCGTCCGCGATGGCGTCATTGTGGCGATGTCGGCCGGGCTGACCGCTGACTCGGTGCTGGAACTGGCGAACGACGAGATTTTGTTGCCGGGATTGGTGGACAGCCATGTGCACGTGAACGATCCCGGCCGCACGTCATGGGAAGGTTTCGCGACGGCGACTCGCGCGGCCGCGGCCGGTGGTGTCACCACGATCATC
The nucleotide sequence above comes from Fodinicola acaciae. Encoded proteins:
- the pucL gene encoding factor-independent urate hydroxylase encodes the protein MAIVLGDNSYGKAETRVVTVDRDPDGHRLVDLNVTTALSGDLSATHLTGDNGAVLPTDSQKNTVFAFARDGIGEPEDFAARLARHFVQSQPAIHRAVVDIEAYRWDRLAHHSFVRAAGTRTASVTFDGSLRTWSGITDLVVMNTTDSEFWGYPKDPYTTLAETKDRILATALTARWRHTGTCDWAESHAAVVRLLLDTFAGTYSLSLQQTLFAMGRAVLDERPELAEIRLELPNKHHIPVDLSPFGLDNPGVVFHATDRPYGLIAATVTRDGT
- the uraD gene encoding 2-oxo-4-hydroxy-4-carboxy-5-ureidoimidazoline decarboxylase; the protein is MVALNELPADEAERRLSACCASPEWVRTVLSRRPYASLDELVGYSDKVIAGLSWPEIERALAAHPRIGERATGGMEAKWSREEQSAAATDDATELVEANAAYEKRFDRVFLICATGLSASQILAALRARLANDDATEAAVTREELTKIVRLRLARIA
- a CDS encoding (2Fe-2S)-binding protein, with amino-acid sequence MRVNLTVNGRPHVTDNVGETESLLFLLRERLGYPAAKNACEQGECGSCTVQLNGRPVCSCLVAAGQAEGAEVGTVEGMADGESLHPLQRAFLDAGAVQCGFCTPGLLVAADDLLARQKHPSDAQIREALAGNLCRCTGYEKIIEAVRLAASRS
- a CDS encoding 8-oxoguanine deaminase, translating into MKLVIDGAAVSTVDAAGTEHATGHVIVVDGRIQAVGGGAAPKGLDAHYVDGRECLLTPGFVNTHHHLYQWATRGYAQQAILFEWLTELYPVWGRLDADIVHAAASAGLTRLAQTGCTTAADHHYVFPSNGGDVFAALVSAGERVGIRLHAIRGSMDRGVSHGGLPPDNIVETIDGALAGTADAIGKYHDPAFDSMIRVAVGPCSPFSVSEELMRRGAELARSMNVRMHTHLAETVEEEQQCLAEFGCTPLEYAERLGWLGGDSWFAHGIHFSDSAVEKLASTRTGVTHCPSSNSRLGAGIARTADLLGAGAPVGLGVDGAASHEDGGLLQELRQAMYLARQRGGPAALSAREALRIATIGGARVLGREKEIGSIEPGKLADLALWRLDGFEHAGIADPVAALVLGPVPPLALLTVGGRPVVTDGQLTGVDEEQLAAELRVASRRLAER
- a CDS encoding FAD binding domain-containing protein, which translates into the protein MSFHRPASLAEALAVKAEDPRARLLAGGTDVMVAANFGRLRPKPLVDLTAVPELSQWWREKDRVVIGATVPYQRIIEEIGQLVPGLALASRTVGSPQIRNRGTVGGNLGTASPAGDAHPPLLASRASLRVASVHGSRVVPIDDFFVGLKKTTLADDEIVTAVDLPVAAGPQQFSKVGTRNAMVIAVCSFALALDPVTGQVGTGIGSAAPTPRRTPAAEAFLAAELSGRWANPARPLPHSVVKEFGELVAQAAAPIDDVRSTAAYRKHALAVLARRTLTWTWLDYQKEARQCA
- a CDS encoding nucleobase:cation symporter-2 family protein, with amino-acid sequence MTVHPVDEVPPIGRLLSLGLQHVLAMYAGAVAVPLIVGSALKMSSTDLAYLISADLLVSGVATLIQCIGVWRFGVRLPLMQGCTFAAVTPMVLIGTTTGGLPAIYGAVIVSGLGMVLLAPVFGRLLRFFPPLVTGTVITIIGLSLLPVAANWAAGGVGAPGFGKPANLAMALGVLVLILLIQRFAPGFWGRIAVLLGIVIGTLVGIPLGFTNFSSVTQVGFFGVSTPFHFGLPTFGVAAIVSMLVVMLVTMTETTGDILAVGEITGKQVDRRTLSDGLRADGLSTVLGGVFNTFPYTAFAQNVGLVGLTRVRSRYVVAVGGGILVVLGLIRPLGEIVAAVPQPVLGGAGIAMFGTVAAYGIRLLAKAELSGHNLVLVAAALGVGLAPTVVPDLYQHFPSWFQVIAGSGISAGCLVAVLLNVLFNHVPGRRDAGEEDAGDSDVVPSSSQPG
- a CDS encoding MFS transporter gives rise to the protein MTVAAPVRSVYRDRQYVRYSVSQAVSILGDQVWYLALSWSATQASTPAVAGVVVSISALPRLAFMLLGGPLVDRYGPRRLMIGSDTLRAIVAASAAGVALWQPTIGLLVVVALVYGAVDAVFLPANGAMQPLLLEPSQFSSGAAFREITQRAALTVGAPLGGILVATGGLPLACVVDAATFVFSALALRSVRSRPVERKASEPYGRALREGFHYLATHRVLRASMLVGFLSNVGFVGPMNMGLTLLAVQHGWGATGAGLLLAGFGVGAAISAFAMLRLRIRRRVGLAFAIMLIAEGCCLLFLALSPNLALAVLVCCAVGVGSGMLGVTATALNQHVTDDRFRGRVGSVNSLANLGITPLAIAATAAAVGAFGVVPTFAGSTAVELAGAAVCLLVPELRRASM
- a CDS encoding ArsR/SmtB family transcription factor, whose protein sequence is METRKITDPEVLKGLTQPLRRKLFRLLQQIGPATAGMLAKRTDSDPGLVSYHLRELAKHGFIVEAPELARDRRERWWRLVPEATSWDTLDFPGPEGAAITDTLKAQMVADELERLTTYQRTFHAWPQEWQRASMSSDSQIRMTPDELRQMTAELLEVITRYTDQGRNPDGTPIPDDGRESVFLFFHVFPEKP
- a CDS encoding PucR family transcriptional regulator — protein: MRLGALLDDPELRLRLLAGAERLDREVRQTITTDLLDPSRFLSGGELVLTGLMWWQHAGDTERFVATIADAGVAGLVVGAAGVDGLPDELVPACERHGVPLFEVPVDFNFAVITEHVVLALAAERRLPFPAGADLASGLAAVAAELGAVCRVLAPTGRLVAGPATDLGRTLARHCLSGEPLPTHTLMPSAAPLTSWFVAVDGDGERWSASQRRLVERLVELVAAQRTAWMSAVSMSGVAGDDALVLASPDADVLAELAAVLADDIRLVCLDDLTYAFVPALGRTLAQAAAELTDALRVLTHGLGSAQLAVGLSSEGTPEAADAYRLASHRAGSATLALDTELTSHRSLLAVVPDEVRTMFAQRLLGPVYAYDLEHRSSLTETLRVFLECNGSWNLTAERLHVHVNTLRYRLRRVEELTGRDLGRFADRVDFWVALV
- the uraH gene encoding hydroxyisourate hydrolase, with protein sequence MTLSTHILDTTSGRPAAGVAVRLERGADVIAEAKTDGDGRIRWDFELAAGTYRLVFDTGGYLGPDAFFPEAAVSFRVVDSEAHLHVPLLLGPYTYTTYRGS